Proteins found in one Poecilia reticulata strain Guanapo linkage group LG6, Guppy_female_1.0+MT, whole genome shotgun sequence genomic segment:
- the lrrc10b gene encoding leucine-rich repeat-containing protein 10B: MGNSSRKTEGEEEEEEEGAKDGEDEEDTEKEKEVVEEEEEELPLGVEELLESGDPVLDLSYRKFKRLPSRVCELMHLEKLYVCGNRLRKVPDSFSQLQGLRTLALDFNKLEDVPLAVCELTSLTHLYLGSNRLMTLPPEFTNLRNLRCFWLESNYFHRFPRELYDLPNLKSLQMGDNRLKALPQDFCRMESLKGLWLYGNRFETFPKVLLRMESLEILDLDKNKITELPSLKRLRTLHLFSYDHNPVKEPPKVGEDVFLVGEGAAEFMEIREARKERRRKAAEEEAEELAQELAQAGEEPVIHGILKNSNSKPATDEAAVNIEDSDVREEETLVKDEEQEDCVEVPVTEYDGAELEYDEELVEYETEEMICEGEGFEYEGEGLEYENVPMDYEYEDGEELEDTRRQDEGA, encoded by the coding sequence ATGGGCAACTCTTCCAGGAAGACCGagggggaagaagaagaagaagaagagggggcAAAAGATGGTGAGGACGAAGAGGACACTGAAAAGGAGAAGGAAGtagtggaggaggaagaggaagagcttCCACTGGGAGTGGAGGAGCTGTTGGAGAGCGGTGATCCCGTGTTAGACCTGAGCTACCGCAAATTCAAGCGATTACCCTCGCGTGTTTGTGAGCTGATGCACCTGGAAAAGCTGTATGTTTGCGGGAACAGACTTCGCAAGGTGCCTGACAGCTTCTCCCAGCTGCAGGGTCTGCGGACGCTCGCCCTCGACTTCAACAAGTTAGAAGACGTTCCCCTGGCTGTGTGCGAGCTCACCAGCCTCACCCATCTGTACCTGGGCAGCAACCGACTCATGACCCTTCCGCCTGAGTTTACCAACCTGAGGAATCTAAGGTGCTTCTGGCTGGAGAGCAACTACTTCCACAGATTTCCACGGGAGCTTTATGACCTGCCAAACCTCAAGTCCCTGCAGATGGGGGACAACCGGCTGAAAGCGCTGCCTCAAGACTTCTGTCGCATGGAATCGCTAAAGGGATTGTGGCTGTACGGAAACCGCTTTGAAACCTTCCCCAAAGTCCTGCTGCGCATGGAGTCCCTGGAGATCCTAGActtggataaaaacaaaataacagagctTCCTAGCCTGAAGCGTCTACGGACCCTTCATCTATTTTCCTATGACCACAATCCCGTCAAGGAACCTCCTAAAGTAGGCGAGGATGTATTTCTGGTTGGGGAAGGGGCTGCTGAGTTCATGGAGATCCGTGAGGCCAGGAAGGAGAGACGTCGCAAGGCCGCTGAGGAAGAGGCTGAGGAGCTGGCTCAGGAGCTGGCTCaggctggagaggaaccagtgATACATGGAATCCTGAAGAACAGCAACTCAAAACCGGCAACGGACGAAGCTGCTGTGAACATTGAAGACTCCGatgtcagagaagaagaaacattggTTAAGGACGAGGAGCAGGAGGACTGCGTAGAAGTGCCAGTGACCGAGTATGATGGTGCTGAGCTTGAATATGATGAAGAATTGGTTGAATATGAGACAGAAGAGATGATATGTGAGGGAGAAGGGTTTGAGTATGAAGGAGAGGGGCTGGAGTACGAAAACGTTCCAATGGACTATGAGTATGAGGATGGGGAGGAACTGGAAGACACAAGAAGACAAGATGAGGGAGCATGA